Proteins encoded in a region of the Strix uralensis isolate ZFMK-TIS-50842 chromosome Z, bStrUra1, whole genome shotgun sequence genome:
- the F2RL2 gene encoding proteinase-activated receptor 3 encodes MKILVFTGLISLTFSIFTTASEFSLNGSAIKTVSLIKTFRGISARDYDYIPPYAIEGETTTIHIREHKCSSKKSNDSTLTEVNNTTVEYLTSSLSTKLIPAIYLSAVLLGVPSNAIILWMLLFRIRSVCTAILYTNLAVSDLLFCIMLPFKIAYHINGNNWIFGEMMCRTTTVVFYGNMYCSILLLMCISVSRYMAIVHPFTYKSLPKRAYAIAVCATVWTIVFLYMLPLCIMQQSYYVKQLDIYTCHDVHNACETISSFQFYYYVSLAIFGFLIPLATIVFCYVSIIRTLKTHEWFWYVKVSLLILTIFAICFVPSNIILIIHHINYYYYNTDGLYSFYLIALCLSSLNSCLDPFLYFLMSKIRSQSNIYLTMVKISREK; translated from the exons ATGAAGATACTGGTTTTCACTGGACTGATCTCTCTTACCTTCAGTATTTTCACAACAG cttcagaATTTTCATTGAATGGCTCTGCAATTAAAACAGTGTCTCTTATCAAGACTTTTCGTGGAATTTCAGCAAGAGACTACGATTATATCCCCCCTTATGCTATAGAAGGGGAGACAACGACCATCCATATTAGAGAACACAAATGCTCTTCAAAAAAGTCAAACGACTCTACTTTAACAGAAGTGAACAACACCACAGTGGAGTACCTGACCAGTTCTCTGAGCACCAAGCTAATACCCGCTATCTACCTCAGTGCTGTTTTGTTAGGTGTACCATCTAACGCCATCATTTTGTGGATGTTGCTCTTCAGGATCCGGTCTGTGTGTACTGCCATCCTCTACACAAACTTGGCAGTTTCAGATCTGCTCTTCTGCATCATGCTGCCCTTCAAAATAGCATACCACATCAACGGGAACAACTGGATTTTTGGGGAAATGATGTGTCGAACTACCACTGTGGTGTTTTATGGCAACATGTACTGCTCCATTCTGCTGCTGATGTGCATCAGTGTCAGCCGCTACATGGCCATTGTTCACCCCTTCACCTACAAGAGCCTGCCGAAACGTGCCTATGCCATTGCGGTCTGTGCTACTGTGTGGACCATCGTGTTCTTGTACATGCTCCCACTTTGTATAATGCAACAAAGCTATTATGTGAAACAACTGGATATTTATACCTGTCATGATGTGCACAATGCCTGTGAAACAATATCTTCCTTTCAGTTCTACTACTATGTTTCTTTAGCTATCTTTGGGTTTTTAATACCTCTTGCAACTATCGTTTTCTGCTATGTCTCAATTATACGAACACTCAAAACTCATGAATGGTTCTGGTATGTTAAAGTCAGTCTTTTGATCCTTACCATCTTTGCTATTTGCTTTGTGCCAAGCAATATTATCCTTATTATCCATCACATCAACTATTACTATTACAACACAGATGGGTTGTATTCTTTTTATCTAATTGCTTTATGCCTTAGCAGTTTGAACAGTTGTCTTGatcctttcctttattttctgatGTCAAAAATTAGAAGTCAATCCAATATCTATCTAACAATGGTTAAAATATCCAGGGAAAAATGA